From the genome of Gavia stellata isolate bGavSte3 chromosome 3, bGavSte3.hap2, whole genome shotgun sequence, one region includes:
- the CCNE2 gene encoding G1/S-specific cyclin-E2 has translation MSRRSSRLQAKQQQPLSCQEESPQELQAPEHLQTRKKRTAEEIKKREDGKIAKKHQYEIKSCWPPTITGGISPCIIIETPHKESVTTDFSRFKKYRFRNLFINPSPLPELNWGNSKDVWLNILKKENRYAHCKHFTSLHSSLQPHMRSILLDWLLEVCEVYALHRETFYLAQDFFDRFMLTQKNINKSMLQLIGITSLFIASKLEEIYAPKIQEFAYVTDGACSEDDIVRMELIMLKALKWELCPVTIVSWLNLYLQVDALKDVPKVLLPQYSQEKFIQIAQLLDLCILDVNSLDFQYRTLAAAALCHYTSIEVVKKASGLDWDSISECVEWMVPFVNVAKKVPVKLKNFKKVAVEDRHNIQTHTNYLDMLEEVNSGVPSTAPGQLSPVSTGGIITPPKSTEKK, from the exons ATGTCAAGACGCAG TAGCCGGTTGCaagccaagcagcagcagccactgtCATGTCAAGAAGAGTCTCCACAAGAACTGCAGGCACCAGAACATCTCCAGaccagaaaaaagagaacagcagAG GAGattaagaaaagagaagacGGGAAAATTGCTAAAAAGCATCAATATGAGATTAAG AGTTGTTGGCCGCCCACAATAACAGGAGGCATTTCGCCTTGCATAATTATTGAAACGCCTCACAAAGAATCGGTAACCACTGACTTCTCAAGATTCAAAAAATACAGGTTCAGAAACCTCTTCATAAATCCATCACCTTTGCCAGAACTCAA CTGGGGAAATTCCAAAGATGTCTGGCTCAACATCCTGAAGAAGGAGAACAGATACGCTCATTGCAAACATTTCACATCACTACATTCTAGTTTGCAACCTCACATGAGATCAATACTGTTAGACTGGCTCTTAGAG GTGTGTGAGGTGTATGCACTCCACAGGGAAACCTTCTACCTAGCTCAAGACTTTTTTGATAGATTCATGTTGACACAAAAGAACATTAACAAAAGCATGCTTCAGCTCATAGGAATTACCTCATTATTCATTGCCTCCAAACTTGAG GAAATCTACGCTCCTAAAATACAGGAATTTGCGTATGTCACTGATGGTGCTTGCAGTGAAGATGATATTGTGAGAATGGAACTTATTATGTTAAAG GCTTTAAAATGGGAACTTTGTCCAGTGACAATCGTCTCTTGGCTGAACCTATATCTTCAAGTGGATGCTCTGAAGGATGTTCCAAAAGTGCTGCTACCTCAGTATTCTCAGGAAAAATTCATTCAGATAGCACAG CTCTTAGACCTGTGTATTCTAGATGTGAATTCTTTGGACTTCCAGTATAGAACACTAGCTGCTGCAGCGCTCTGCCACTATACCTCAATTGAAGTAGTTAAGAAAGCTTCAG GCTTAGATTGGGACAGCATTTCAGAGTGTGTAGAGTGGATGGTTCCCTTTGTGAACGTGGCAAAAAAAGTCCCTGTGAAGCTGAAGAACTTTAAGAAGGTTGCAGTAGAGGATCGACATAATatccaaacacacacaaattatTTGGACATGCTG GAAGAAGTTAACAGTGGAGTACCATCTACTGCCCCAGGTCAGTTATCACCCGTGTCAACAGGAGGAATAATAACCCCTCCCAAAAGtacagagaagaaatga